Proteins from a single region of Equus asinus isolate D_3611 breed Donkey chromosome 17, EquAss-T2T_v2, whole genome shotgun sequence:
- the LOC106830095 gene encoding secretoglobin family 1C member 1-like yields the protein MKGSSTVLLVALTLLCTCRLATGEDNNKFFMDFLQTLLVASPEELYEGPLGKYDVNADAKAALTELKSCIDGLQPEHKAELIKLLVQVLGSEDGA from the exons ATGAAGGGGAGCAGCACCGTCCTGCTGGTGGCCCTCACCTTGCTCTGCACCTGCA GGCTGGCCACAGGAGAGGACAACAATAAATTTTTCATGGACTTCCTGCAAACACTGCTGGTGGCGTCCCCAGAGGAGCTCTACGAGGGGCCCCTCGGCAAGTATGATGTCAATGCAGATGCCAAGGCAGCACTGACGGAGCTCAAGTCTTGCATAGACGGTCTTCAGCCTGAGCACAAGGCGGAGCTGATCAAGCTGCTG GTGCAAGTGCTGGGCAGTGAGGACGGCGCCTAG